One Solanum lycopersicum chromosome 4, SLM_r2.1 DNA window includes the following coding sequences:
- the LOC101260928 gene encoding monooxygenase 1, which produces MESSGCDEMQEIVIVGGGLCGLATALALHRKGVKSVVLEKSESLRSEGAAIGVLPNGWKALDQLGVAPYLRTTALPLQGMRITWMDKGNEKFTPYKNIGEVRCLKRSDIVETFADALPPRTIRFGCDIVSVEMDPITSLPSILLSNGNRIGAKVLIGCDGSRSIVASFLGLKPAKTFRTCAIRGLTSYPNGHSFPLEFVRLIVGQTAVGRLPITDKLVHWFVSVQQGTDAKFPQDTQVIKQRAMEAVIGHPADVQEMIKKCDLDSLWFSHLRYRAPWDLMFGNFREKTVTVAGDAMHVMGPFLGQGGSSGIEDAVVLGRNLAKTINGSCFDHEEAVNQYIKERKMRVVKLATQSYLTGLLFENRPMLTKIVIVAVMAIFFRNPSAHTQYDCGLL; this is translated from the exons atgGAATCAAGTGGTTGTGATGAAATGCAGGAGATAGTGATAGTAGGTGGTGGACTTTGTGGACTTGCCACAGCTCTTGCTTTGCACAG GAAAGGGGTAAAGAGTGTGGTATTAGAGAAATCAGAAAGTTTAAGATCAGAGGGAGCAGCCATAGGTGTATTGCCTAATGGATGGAAGGCACTTGATCAACTTGGAGTGGCTCCATACCTAAGAACTACTGCTCTTCCTCTTCAAGG GATGCGAATTACATGGATGGACAAGGGCAATGAAAAATTCACACCGTACAA GAATATCGGAGAGGTTCGTTGTCTGAAGAGGAGTGATATAGTTGAAACATTTGCTGATGCTTTGCCTCCAAGGACTATACGTTTTGGATGCGATATTGTGTCTGTAGAAATGGATCCTATCACTTCCTTACCGAGTATTCTACTTTCTAATGGAAATCGTATTGGCGCTAAG GTTTTGATCGGGTGTGATGGATCGAGGTCAATAGTAGCAAGTTTCCTTGGATTAAAGCCTGCAAAAACATTTCGGACTTGTGCAATTAGAGGTTTAACAAGTTATCCCAATGGTCACTCATTTCCTCTCGAATTTGTCCGTCTCATAGTTGGCCAAACTGCAGTTGGGAGACTACCAATCACTGATAAGTTGGTACACTGGTTTGTTTCTGTTCAACAGGGCACAG ATGCCAAGTTCCCACAAGATACACAAGTTATCAAACAAAGAGCAATGGAGGCAGTAATTGGTCATCCAGCTGATGTAcaagaaatgataaaaaaatgtgaTCTGGATTCTCTCTGGTTTTCTCACTTGAGATATCGCGCACCATGGGACTTGATGTTTGGCAATTTCCGGGAAAAAACTGTAACGGTTGCTGGAGATGCAATGCATGTAATGGGTCCATTCCTTGGACAGGGAGGTTCATCAGGAATAGAAGATGCAGTGGTGCTTGGAAGAAACTTGGCAAAGACCATTAACGGAAGTTGTTTTGATCATGAAGAGGCAGTGAATCAGTATATAAAAGAGAGGAAAATGAGGGTGGTAAAACTAGCAACACAATCTTATCTGACTGGCCTTCTTTTTGAGAATAGACCAATGCTCACAAAAATTGTCATCGTTGCTGTGATGGCCATTTTCTTCAGAAACCCAAGTGCTCATACTCAATACGACTGTGGTCTCCTCTGA
- the LOC138348013 gene encoding uncharacterized protein: MEVRCSILRRIVLSVAEITVESADRALMPTSVVSEAAADPPKRNRFYALKGREEQEKSADVVTGMLQVFSTSVYALLDPGSKLSFVTPLLALTFEILPEVLHDPIVVTTPLGESIRTDRVYNNCPIVVCGNTMCEDLVELPMHDFDVILGMDWLHSCYAFLDCRSGVVRFCFPNEEELVWEGYKSSCPNHLISNLKANKMMSKGLLCHLVSVNDLDHDIPSIDSVPVVNEFLDVFPED, from the exons atggaggtgagatgcagcaTCCTAAGAAGAATTGTGCTAAGTGTGGCCGAGATCACTGTGGAGAGTGCtgacagggcactaatgcctaCTTCAGTTGTG AGTGAAGCAGCAGCCGATCCTCCCAAGAGGAACAGATTCTATGCCCTGAAGGgcagggaggagcaggagaagtctgctgatgtggtcacaggtatgctgcaagtattctcaacttctgtttatgctttactcgATCCAGGGTCTAAACTTTCCTTTGTGACTCCTCTGCTTGCCCTTACTTTTGAAATACTAcctgaagttctgcatgatcctatagtggttactacgcctttaggagaaagtataagaactgatagagtatacaataactgcccaatagttgtatgtGGTAATACTATGTGTGAGGACTTGGTTGAActacccatgcatgattttgatgttattcttggcatggattGGCTTCACAGTTGTTATGCTTTCTTGGACTGTCGTAGTGGAGTGGTGAGATTTTGcttccctaatgaagaagagttagtctgggaggggtaTAAATCGAGTTGTCCTAATCacttgatttcaaatcttaaggccaataaaatgatgtccaaggggttattatgtcatcttgtgagtgttaatgatttagatcatgatattccttccatagactcagtgcctgtagtgaatgagttcctagatgtgtttcctgaagatTAG